From the Kitasatospora viridis genome, one window contains:
- a CDS encoding DEAD/DEAH box helicase: protein MTLPVALTGHDVIGQAKTGTGKTLGFGLPLIERAVVRADVEAGRATEEQLSDSPQALIVVPTRELCTQVTNDLQTAGKVRDVRVLAVYGGRAYEPQVEALKQGVDIVVGTPGRLLDLAGQRKLDLSKVRALVLDEADEMLDLGFLPDVEKIITMLPAKRQTLLFSATMPGQVISLARRYMSQPTHIRAAAPDDTGHTVASVDQHIFRAHSLDKVEMLARLLQAEGRGLAMIFCRTKRTAADVADQLTQRGFAAGAVHGDLGQGAREQALRAFRNGKVDVLVCTDVAARGIDVEGVTHVVNYQCPEDEKTYLHRIGRTGRAGASGTAVTLVDWDDIPRWQLINKALELPFNEPEETYSTSPHFYELLKITPGTKGVLPRSERTRAGLGAEEIEDLGETGGRGARGRGDRDRDRDRDRDRGRGRGRGERDARPEAAAAERPAEERPARTRNRRRTRGGATVDGAAAAAAQPVEQTTAAAPVAGAPAAGQGEGGSASRRRRRRSRGGAAAAAGAEAAVRQPVEAVEPVAPVAAEPVAVLEAVPVLSVPEQASAPAQESAVPAPKKATRTRTRKTAVVEPVEAPAAEVAEVVEVAAVVEVAAVAVEAPVKKTAAKRTVKKAEAPAEEAPVKKTAAKRTVKKAEAPTEEAPVKKTAAKRTVKKAEAPTEEAPVKKTAAKRTVKKAEAPAEEAPAKKTAAKRTVKKAEAPAEEAPVKKTAAKRTVKKAEAPTEEAPAKKTAAKRTVKKTEAPAEEAPAKKTAAKRTVKKAEAPAEEAPAKKTTRPRKTAAKKAVAEGEA, encoded by the coding sequence ATGACCCTCCCGGTCGCGCTGACCGGGCACGACGTCATCGGCCAGGCCAAGACCGGCACCGGCAAGACCCTCGGCTTCGGCCTGCCGCTGATCGAGCGGGCCGTGGTCCGTGCCGACGTGGAGGCCGGCCGGGCCACCGAGGAGCAGCTCTCCGACAGCCCGCAGGCGCTGATCGTGGTGCCGACCCGCGAGCTGTGCACCCAGGTGACCAACGACCTGCAGACCGCCGGCAAGGTCCGCGACGTGCGGGTGCTCGCCGTCTACGGCGGCCGGGCCTACGAGCCGCAGGTGGAGGCGCTCAAGCAGGGCGTCGACATCGTGGTCGGCACCCCCGGCCGACTGCTCGACCTGGCCGGCCAGCGCAAGCTCGACCTCTCCAAGGTCCGCGCGCTGGTGCTGGACGAGGCCGACGAGATGCTCGACCTGGGCTTCCTGCCCGACGTCGAGAAGATCATCACCATGCTGCCGGCCAAGCGGCAGACCCTGCTCTTCTCGGCCACCATGCCGGGACAGGTGATCAGCCTGGCCCGCCGCTACATGAGCCAGCCGACCCACATCCGGGCCGCCGCGCCGGACGACACCGGCCACACCGTCGCCTCGGTCGATCAGCACATCTTCCGCGCCCACTCGCTCGACAAGGTCGAGATGCTGGCCCGCCTGCTGCAGGCCGAGGGCCGCGGGCTGGCGATGATCTTCTGCCGGACCAAGCGGACCGCCGCCGACGTGGCCGACCAGCTGACCCAGCGCGGCTTCGCGGCCGGCGCCGTGCACGGCGACCTCGGCCAGGGCGCCCGCGAGCAGGCGCTGCGCGCCTTCCGCAACGGCAAGGTGGACGTGCTGGTCTGCACCGACGTCGCCGCCCGCGGCATCGACGTCGAGGGCGTCACCCACGTCGTCAACTACCAGTGCCCCGAGGATGAGAAGACCTACCTGCACCGGATCGGCCGGACCGGCCGGGCCGGCGCCTCGGGCACCGCGGTCACCCTGGTCGACTGGGACGACATCCCGCGCTGGCAGCTCATCAACAAGGCGCTGGAACTGCCGTTCAACGAGCCGGAGGAGACCTACTCGACCTCCCCGCACTTCTACGAGCTGCTGAAGATCACGCCCGGCACCAAGGGCGTGCTGCCGCGCTCCGAGCGGACCCGGGCCGGCCTGGGCGCCGAGGAGATCGAGGACCTGGGCGAGACCGGCGGGCGCGGTGCGCGCGGCCGGGGCGACCGGGACCGGGATCGCGATCGGGACCGCGACCGTGGTCGCGGCCGGGGTCGCGGCGAGCGCGACGCCCGTCCCGAGGCGGCCGCCGCCGAGCGGCCCGCCGAGGAGCGGCCGGCCCGCACCCGCAACCGCCGCCGCACCCGCGGCGGGGCCACCGTGGACGGCGCGGCGGCCGCTGCCGCGCAGCCGGTGGAGCAGACCACCGCGGCCGCGCCGGTCGCCGGTGCGCCCGCCGCGGGGCAGGGCGAGGGCGGCAGCGCGTCGCGCCGGCGGCGGCGCCGCTCGCGCGGCGGCGCTGCGGCGGCCGCGGGCGCCGAGGCCGCGGTGCGCCAGCCGGTCGAGGCCGTCGAGCCGGTGGCGCCCGTCGCCGCCGAGCCGGTGGCCGTGCTGGAGGCCGTGCCCGTGCTGAGCGTTCCGGAGCAGGCGAGCGCGCCGGCCCAGGAGAGCGCGGTGCCGGCGCCGAAGAAGGCCACCCGGACGCGGACCCGCAAGACCGCGGTGGTCGAGCCGGTCGAGGCGCCGGCCGCCGAGGTCGCCGAGGTCGTCGAGGTCGCTGCGGTCGTCGAGGTCGCCGCGGTCGCGGTCGAGGCGCCGGTGAAGAAGACCGCTGCCAAGCGCACGGTCAAGAAGGCCGAGGCTCCCGCCGAGGAGGCCCCGGTCAAGAAGACCGCTGCCAAGCGCACGGTCAAGAAGGCCGAGGCTCCCACGGAGGAGGCCCCGGTCAAGAAGACCGCTGCCAAGCGCACGGTCAAGAAGGCCGAGGCTCCCACGGAGGAGGCCCCGGTCAAGAAGACGGCCGCCAAGCGCACGGTCAAGAAGGCCGAGGCCCCCGCCGAGGAGGCCCCGGCCAAGAAGACCGCTGCCAAGCGCACGGTCAAGAAGGCCGAGGCCCCCGCCGAGGAGGCCCCGGTCAAGAAGACGGCCGCCAAGCGCACCGTCAAGAAGGCCGAGGCCCCCACCGAGGAGGCCCCGGCCAAGAAGACGGCCGCCAAGCGCACCGTCAAGAAGACCGAGGCCCCCGCCGAGGAAGCCCCGGCCAAGAAGACCGCCGCCAAGCGCACCGTCAAGAAGGCCGAGGCCCCCGCCGAGGAGGCCCCGGCCAAGAAGACGACCCGCCCGCGCAAGACCGCCGCGAAGAAGGCGGTCGCGGAGGGCGAGGCGTAG
- a CDS encoding TetR/AcrR family transcriptional regulator → MTAIQEAQDRPRGARLPRSARREQLLGAAQEVFVAQGYHAAAMDDIAERAGVSKPVLYQHFPGKLELYLALLDKHCDSLVESTRQALDATTDNKQRVAATMQAYFDYVASESGSFRLVFESDLTNEPAVRERVERASDMTATLVSKVIAEDTDLPEAEAKLLAAGVCGLAQITARYWLSQGAAIPREEAVRLVASLAWRGLKGFPMHPGMESSASADS, encoded by the coding sequence GTGACGGCCATCCAGGAGGCCCAGGACCGCCCGCGCGGCGCCCGGCTGCCGCGTAGCGCCCGACGCGAGCAGCTGCTCGGTGCCGCGCAGGAGGTGTTCGTCGCCCAGGGCTACCACGCCGCGGCGATGGACGACATCGCCGAGCGCGCCGGGGTCAGCAAGCCCGTGCTCTACCAGCACTTCCCCGGGAAGCTGGAGCTCTACCTGGCGCTGCTGGACAAGCACTGCGACTCCCTGGTCGAGTCCACCCGGCAGGCGCTGGACGCCACCACGGACAACAAGCAGCGGGTCGCCGCGACCATGCAGGCCTACTTCGACTACGTGGCCTCCGAGTCCGGCTCGTTCCGGCTGGTCTTCGAGTCGGACCTGACCAACGAGCCGGCCGTGCGGGAGCGGGTCGAGCGCGCCTCCGACATGACCGCGACCCTGGTCAGCAAGGTGATCGCGGAGGACACCGACCTGCCGGAGGCGGAGGCCAAGCTGCTCGCGGCCGGGGTCTGCGGCCTGGCCCAGATCACCGCCCGCTACTGGCTCTCGCAGGGCGCCGCGATCCCGCGCGAGGAGGCGGTGCGGCTGGTCGCCTCGCTGGCCTGGCGCGGCCTCAAGGGCTTCCCGATGCACCCGGGCATGGAGTCCTCGGCTTCCGCCGACAGCTGA
- a CDS encoding DUF3107 domain-containing protein: MEVKIGVQNAPREIVIESSQTADEVENAVAKALDGTSKLFSLTDEHGRRILVPADRLAYVEIGEQAIRKVGFGTI, from the coding sequence GTGGAGGTCAAGATCGGCGTGCAGAACGCGCCCCGAGAGATCGTCATCGAGAGCTCGCAGACCGCTGATGAGGTCGAGAACGCCGTGGCCAAGGCCCTGGACGGCACGTCGAAGCTCTTCTCGCTGACGGACGAGCACGGCCGCCGCATCCTGGTCCCGGCCGACCGCCTGGCCTACGTCGAGATCGGCGAGCAGGCCATCCGCAAGGTGGGCTTCGGCACCATCTGA
- a CDS encoding ferritin-like fold-containing protein, giving the protein METQGGAGQVGSIGDWATCAADPGYRAAVLDLLGALAYGELSAFERLADDAKLAPGLADKAALARMASAEFQHYQLLHDRLVEIGADPTEAMTPFVEPLESFHRVTAPSDWLEGLVKAFVGDSIATDFYREVAVRLDDDTRDLVLRVMSDTGHAQFAVDKVRQAIEQEPRVGGRLALWGRRLMGEALGQAQRVVAERDALSNLLVGGAQVRGFDLVEVGKMFNRITEAHTKRMSALGLSS; this is encoded by the coding sequence ATGGAGACTCAAGGCGGGGCCGGCCAGGTCGGCTCGATCGGAGACTGGGCGACCTGCGCGGCGGACCCCGGCTACCGCGCGGCGGTGCTCGACCTGCTGGGCGCGCTGGCCTACGGCGAGCTGAGCGCCTTCGAGCGGCTGGCCGACGACGCCAAGCTGGCCCCCGGCCTGGCCGACAAGGCGGCGCTGGCCCGGATGGCCTCGGCCGAGTTCCAGCACTACCAGCTGCTGCACGACCGGCTGGTCGAGATCGGCGCCGACCCGACCGAGGCGATGACCCCGTTCGTCGAGCCGCTGGAGAGCTTCCACCGGGTGACCGCTCCCTCGGACTGGCTGGAGGGCCTGGTCAAGGCCTTCGTCGGCGACTCCATCGCGACGGACTTCTACCGCGAGGTGGCGGTCCGGCTGGACGACGACACCCGTGACCTGGTGCTCCGGGTGATGAGCGACACCGGCCACGCGCAGTTCGCCGTGGACAAGGTGCGCCAGGCGATCGAGCAGGAGCCGCGGGTGGGCGGGCGGCTGGCGCTCTGGGGCCGGCGGCTGATGGGCGAGGCGCTCGGCCAGGCCCAGCGGGTGGTGGCCGAGCGGGACGCGCTCTCCAACCTGCTGGTCGGCGGCGCCCAGGTGCGCGGCTTCGACCTGGTCGAGGTCGGCAAGATGTTCAACCGGATCACCGAGGCGCACACCAAGCGGATGAGCGCGCTGGGCCTGTCCTCCTGA
- a CDS encoding DUF3492 domain-containing protein, which translates to MRVALLVEGARARSGAGWPDRLAAGLPEHEFERFLLLAGPAAEQPRPGERVLALRGPRPAGRPPGAVRRRPYARAYEQLVRALVLPGERDGFAPALHRLAELARQDGALPAFLASGRAHQVLERTWRSPGADTAAGQPLVHDVLVAGDLLEQCLRPLAADWYGEQPGGLGAVDLCHVVGGGPAALPALIAKELHGVPFVLTEHGLHLREQYLGYRQAPYRWPVRALLLSFFRQLTTETYRQAALLTPGSRYDREWQLRCGADPERIRVVHRDLPAAGRPAAGPEPETPTLVWAGRLTPAADPELMLHAFARVRAEAPTARLLFCGPEGQPGHRAHCAALADRLGLTVGERGAVRFADRLPAAERWALGTVAVFSHRTLPVPAPLAEAMLSGRAVVATDVGVAREVLGPAGLLVPPCDPAALAGACLALLGDRERRERLGRAGRQRAVERFAVEPSTAAFRDVYLEVVSQWPAFPAADPAPGTLPRPFARPAEYWVAGPPRSVAARVRTS; encoded by the coding sequence GTGCGCGTTGCCCTGCTGGTCGAAGGTGCCCGGGCCCGGTCCGGGGCGGGCTGGCCCGACCGGCTGGCCGCCGGTCTGCCGGAGCACGAGTTCGAGCGGTTCCTGCTGCTCGCCGGTCCGGCGGCGGAGCAGCCGCGCCCCGGCGAGCGGGTGCTCGCGCTGCGCGGGCCGCGCCCGGCCGGGCGGCCGCCCGGGGCGGTGCGCCGGCGCCCGTACGCGAGGGCCTACGAACAGCTGGTCCGCGCGCTGGTGCTGCCCGGCGAGCGGGACGGCTTCGCGCCCGCGCTGCACCGGCTGGCCGAACTGGCCCGGCAGGACGGCGCGCTGCCCGCCTTCCTGGCCTCCGGGCGGGCCCACCAGGTGCTGGAACGGACCTGGCGCTCGCCCGGCGCGGACACCGCGGCCGGCCAGCCACTGGTGCACGACGTACTGGTCGCCGGGGACCTGCTGGAGCAGTGCCTGCGCCCGCTGGCCGCCGACTGGTACGGCGAGCAGCCGGGCGGGCTCGGCGCGGTCGACCTGTGCCACGTGGTCGGCGGCGGGCCGGCCGCGCTGCCCGCGCTGATCGCCAAGGAGCTGCACGGGGTGCCGTTCGTGCTCACCGAGCACGGCCTGCACCTGCGCGAGCAGTACCTCGGCTACCGGCAGGCGCCCTACCGCTGGCCGGTGCGGGCGCTGCTGCTCTCCTTCTTCCGCCAGCTCACCACCGAGACCTACCGGCAGGCCGCCCTGCTCACCCCGGGCAGCCGCTACGACCGCGAGTGGCAGCTGCGCTGCGGGGCCGACCCGGAGCGGATCCGGGTGGTGCACCGCGACCTGCCGGCGGCCGGCCGGCCCGCCGCCGGACCGGAGCCGGAGACGCCCACCCTGGTCTGGGCCGGCCGGCTCACCCCCGCGGCCGACCCGGAACTGATGCTGCACGCCTTCGCGCGGGTGCGGGCCGAGGCGCCGACGGCCCGGCTGCTGTTCTGCGGGCCCGAGGGGCAGCCCGGCCACCGGGCGCACTGCGCGGCGCTGGCCGACCGGCTGGGGCTGACCGTCGGCGAGCGGGGCGCGGTGCGGTTCGCCGACCGGCTGCCGGCCGCCGAGCGCTGGGCGCTCGGCACGGTGGCGGTCTTCTCGCACCGCACCCTGCCGGTGCCGGCCCCGCTGGCCGAGGCGATGCTCAGCGGCCGGGCGGTGGTGGCCACCGACGTGGGAGTGGCCCGCGAGGTGCTCGGGCCGGCCGGACTGCTGGTGCCGCCCTGCGACCCGGCGGCGCTGGCCGGCGCCTGCCTGGCGCTGCTCGGCGACCGGGAGCGGCGGGAGCGGCTCGGCCGGGCCGGCCGGCAGCGGGCGGTGGAGCGGTTCGCCGTCGAGCCGTCGACCGCCGCCTTCCGGGACGTCTACCTGGAAGTGGTCTCGCAGTGGCCGGCCTTCCCGGCCGCCGACCCCGCCCCGGGCACGCTGCCCCGGCCGTTCGCCCGCCCGGCGGAGTACTGGGTGGCCGGCCCGCCCCGGTCGGTCGCCGCCCGGGTGAGGACCAGCTGA